The following nucleotide sequence is from Cyanobacteriota bacterium.
TAGAGCTTGATGATGTTCCTGAATACATTCGCAAATTTAAAACTCAACTCATGCACCTACCAGCTAATGCCACAGTGATTTTCCATAGCTTCAGCATCGCAATTCTTGAAGGTCTAAGAGAAGCCATTATAGGAGCTTGCCCGCAAGCCAAATTTGCCTTCAATTTTGCACAGGCAGATGAGCTACAAAGACTCCAAAACAATTTCCCTCAATTATTCAAGCTTATTGATTACCTCTATCCAGATTTTGACTGCATCAAAGAAGGCTCAGACAGCCGCCAAGCAATACTCCAACTTGCCAAGCAAGAATCTAAATATCTTATTCCTTGGACTGTTAATGACAAAAACAGCTTGCGAGAATTGATAGATATCAATAAAGCAGACCCAGGGCGAATATTTGCAGTTATCAGTGACAATTCAGGTTTAAGAACGGATTGAAGACAATTTCATAAAACTAAATCAAATCTGACTCAAAGAAGTAACTATAATTCACGTCTTCCCCATCTTGAGTGGGATGTGAGCCACCAA
It contains:
- a CDS encoding glycerophosphodiester phosphodiesterase family protein, which produces MTKEIGLIHHRGLHNFNRNSQNRFVANLPSLAENGLAALTRASHDPAAMGMEFDVQLCKEVNQDPDTAFCVFHDDNLSAINGDESSLVSKLSLAELSKATAATTNPRFFDDKQAMATVPSFKDLMTALHDYSGTLSIELKVELDDVPEYIRKFKTQLMHLPANATVIFHSFSIAILEGLREAIIGACPQAKFAFNFAQADELQRLQNNFPQLFKLIDYLYPDFDCIKEGSDSRQAILQLAKQESKYLIPWTVNDKNSLRELIDINKADPGRIFAVISDNSGLRTD